TTCCGAAAGTTTCGATTCTAGGGCTTTTATTTGGTCTCTAAGTTTTGCAGCTTCTTCAAATTCTTCTGCCAGTATTTTTCGTTGTAATTGTTCCTTCAACTGAACAATTTCTCTTTTAATTTTTATATTTTCACCAGAACGATGAGGAACTTTGCCTATATGTTGACTATTTCCATGAATTCTACGAAAAATTGGTTCTAACTGAGGTTCAAAGTAATTGTAACAATCATGGCAACCGAATTTCCCCATCTTCTTGAATTGTGAAAAAGTTAACCCACAGGTTTTACAACGTAATTGATCTGGAGATGTAATCACCTGATGGCCATTTTTTATTGGATCAAAATTAAGTAACCCTGATAATAGGTTATTAAAAGAAAAACCGGAATCATCGTAAGAAAACATTTCACCTTTTTCTTTTGCACACTG
This Tepidibacillus fermentans DNA region includes the following protein-coding sequences:
- a CDS encoding UvrB/UvrC motif-containing protein — translated: MLCENCQQRPATLHFTKIINGQKNEYHLCEQCAKEKGEMFSYDDSGFSFNNLLSGLLNFDPIKNGHQVITSPDQLRCKTCGLTFSQFKKMGKFGCHDCYNYFEPQLEPIFRRIHGNSQHIGKVPHRSGENIKIKREIVQLKEQLQRKILAEEFEEAAKLRDQIKALESKLSERRG